Proteins co-encoded in one Arachis stenosperma cultivar V10309 chromosome 7, arast.V10309.gnm1.PFL2, whole genome shotgun sequence genomic window:
- the LOC130939379 gene encoding uncharacterized protein LOC130939379 yields MAPRKAGGLGVGDAVVRNTALLFKWWWRFSKEDCPLWKRVVYSCNSMNPSVMLCGQPIPSRGGSWRDIYQLQIRELHIREKMIRGLSMDVGNGRTIKFWEDIWLPGGRLKEMFPRLFSVSNLTGSVIGECGFWDGLEWIWSFQWRRELFQWELDLLHQLHEVLQSVRITTEREDRVVWKYDKTGIFTTNSFVQVMQEAALPEEITSYSFTSALWRGFAPPRVELFSWFVLVERVNTKERLCKLGVIDQHDNMCVLCCKSVESACHLFIGCEITWQVWCAWLFALGRIWAMPGTIKLHFESWSNASQRKNERRRWLIGFFAVIWAIWIERNGRVFNNKGSGVMEIINRSFMLSDEWLGGEPPGC; encoded by the coding sequence ATGGCTCCTAGAAAGGCGGGTGGGTTAGGAGTGGGAGATGCAGTGGTTAGGAATACAGCCCTTTTATTCAAGTGGTGGTGGAGGTTTTCGAAAGAGGATTGCCCCTTATGGAAGAGAGTAGTTTACTCTTGTAACAGCATGAATCCCTCTGTAATGCTGTGTGGTCAGCCTATTCCTTCAAGAGGGGGCTCTTGGAGAGATATCTATCAGCTCCAGATCAGGGAGCTACATATCAGAGAAAAGATGATCAGAGGATTATCTATGGATGTAGGAAATGGCAGAACAATCAAGTTCTGGGAGGATATCTGGTTGCCTGGTGGAAGGTTGAAAGAGATGTTCCCAAGACTTTTCTCGGTCTCAAACCTCACAGGATCTGTTATAGGAGAGTGCGGGTTTTGGGATGGGTTAGAATGGATCTGGAGTTTCCAGTGGAGGAGAGAATTATTTCAGTGGGAGCTGGATCTTTTACACCAACTCCATGAGGTCTTGCAGTCAGTTAGAATAACAACTGAGAGGGAGGACAGGGTGGTTTGGAAATATGATAAAACTGGTATTTTTACTACTAATTCCTTTGTGCAGGTAATGCAGGAAGCAGCACTCCCGGAGGAAATTACGAGCTATAGCTTCACTAGCGCTCTTTGGAGGGGTTTTGCTCCGCCAAGGGTTGAGTTATTTTCATGGTTTGTTTTGGTTGAAAGGGTGAATACTAAGGAGAGGCTATGCAAATTAGGAGTCATTGACCAGCATGATAATATGTGTGTTTTATGTTGTAAGTCTGTTGAATCTGCTTGTCATCTATTTATTGGTTGTGAGATCACTTGGCAGGTGTGGTGTGCATGGCTATTCGCTCTTGGAAGGATATGGGCTATGCCGGGTACAATAAAGCTACATTTTGAGAGCTGGTCGAATGCTTCACAAAGAAAGAATGAGCGGAGGCGGTGGTTGATTGGGTTTTTCGCTGTTATCTGGGCAATTTGGATAGAAAGGAATGGTAGAGTCTTCAATAATAAAGGCTCAGGGGTGATGGAAATAATAAACAGATCCTTTATGCTCTCCGACGAGTGGCTTGGTGGTGAACCTCCtggttgttga
- the LOC130941940 gene encoding uncharacterized protein LOC130941940, whose translation MAYCKFPDVYCWIQKLPPISEWRTISMSLTICSSSKSSQPSLSLTIAKNHQTPNKVIFAIVADFSIPISLWTSKPFKPNPKTMRLIDSEETISNLLVNFIEDILHYGPNKNTNTSYIKFPYSNPNNIPNFEEIFNLAFLTLLFLVCIYEAPLDIRSTCLTTLKNNLQGCQSRQASKLLMKMLGNNLEEQWMRSINLAITNWIVETQQHELPHLNHHHQHSMMMRTPSPLYSYSFSTLGLWKVQLYCPVISMDVVHSNHHHYLAADERLQFSLKYHQLEGVLQFNHRVLNRERWIEIIVNIDNIRCDVLKLVDDSLLRERGAGASEKYFPSRILLQLTPMVQHQVLSLSVGKSSENPSIEIGMERGIEASFQPPNPQVGLTFSAGESSTVSLKPWKFEQSVYGYSANLNWILHDSIDGREVFSSKPSKIALVNPKSWFKDRYSSAYRPFTRQGGVIFAGDEYGESVCWKVDKGAKGKTMEWEIRGWIWVTYWPNKYKTFYDETRRLEFREILHVNIP comes from the exons ATGGCTTATTGCAAATTCCCTGATGTTTATTGCTGGATTCAAAAGCTTCCACCAATCTCAGAATGGAGAACAATTTCCATGTCACTAACCATATGTTCTTCATCAAAATCATCACaaccttctctctctctcaccatAGCCAAAAATCACCAAACCCCAAATAAAGTAATCTTTGCAATTGTAGCTGATTTTAGCATCCCCATCTCTCTATGGACCTCAAAACCCTTCAAACCAAATCCAAAAACCATGAGGCTCATAGATAGTGAAGAAACCATTTCCAATCTCCTTGTTAATTTCATTGAAGATATCCTTCACTATGGCCCCAACAAAAACACCAACACCTCCTACATAAAATTCCCATATTCAAATCCAAATAACATTCCAAACTTTGAAGAAATCTTCAACCTTGCATTCCTCACCTTGTTGTTCCTAGTTTGCATATATGAAGCACCTTTGGATATTAGATCCACATGTCTCACTACTTTGAAGAACAACTTACAAGGTTGTCAATCAAGACAAGCATCCAAGTTGTTGATGAAGATGTTGGGGAACAATCTAGAAGAACAATGGATGCGTTCTATAAACCTTGCAATAACTAATTGGATTGTGGAGACTCAACAACATGAACTACCACAtcttaatcatcatcatcaacatagCATGATGATGAGAACACCATCTCCTTTGTACTCTTATTCATTCTCAACTCTTGGGTTATGGAAAGTTCAATTGTATTGCCCTGTTATAAGCATGGATGTTGTGCATTCAAATCACCATCATTATTTAGCAGCTGATGAGAGGCTTCAATTCTCTCTTAAGTATCATCAACTTGAAGGTGTTCTTCAGTTCAATCACAGAGTCTTGAACAGAGAAAGGTGGATTGAGATCATCGTCAACATTGACAACATAAG GTGTGATGTATTGAAACTAGTAGATGATAGCCTTTTGAGAGAAAGAGGAGCAGGAGCATCTGAGAAATATTTCCCATCAAGAATATTGTTACAACTAACTCCCATGGTCCAACACCAAGTATTGAGTTTATCGGTTGGCAAGTCCTCAGAAAATCCATCAATAGAGATTGGCATGGAAAGAGGCATAGAAGCCTCATTCCAGCCACCAAATCCCCAAGTAGGGCTCACTTTTTCGGCCGGCGAGTCGTCGACCGTGAGCCTAAAGCCTTGGAAATTCGAGCAATCCGTGTACGGCTATAGCGCGAATTTGAATTGGATCCTCCATGATAGCATTGATGGTAGGGAAGTGTTCTCATCAAAGCCTTCAAAGATTGCATTGGTGAATCCAAAGTCATGGTTTAAAGATAGATACTCTAGTGCTTATAGACCTTTTACTAGGCAAGGAGGGGTTATTTTTGCTGGGGATGAGTATGGAGAGAGTGTGTGTTGGAAGGTTGATAAAGGTGCTAAGGGCAAAACAATGGAGTGGGAGATTAGGGGTTGGATTTGGGTGACATATTGGCCTAACAAGTATAAGACATTCTATGATGAAACTAGGAGGTTGGAGTTTAGGGAGATACTTCATGTTAACATTCCTTAG
- the LOC130940315 gene encoding protein EARLY RESPONSIVE TO DEHYDRATION 15-like: MEVMSASRSSSSTLNPNAPMFVPLAYRTVEDFSDQWWELVHSSPWFRDYWLRERFQDPQNEAFDFDFDEDAIFRELHQLVDTQEGVEEGREGKELVKLGSLKWQKDAKFVEVPRYAEKAPKIVKNNRVSPRAIHQPR; encoded by the exons ATGGAAGTGATGTCTGCTTCAAGATCCTCTTCTTCCACTTTGAATCCCAACGCTCCCATGTTCGTTCCTCTTGCTTACCGTACGGTCGAGGATTTCTCTGACCAATGGTGGGAACTTGTTCATTCTTCACCCTGGTTCCGCGACTATTGGCTCCGTGAGCGCTTTCAGGATCCTCAGAACGAAGCTTTCGACTTTGATTTTGATGAAGATGCTATCTTTCGTGAGCTTCATCAACTTGTTGACA CGCAAGAAGGAGttgaagaaggaagagaagGGAAAGAGTTGGTGAAATTGGGATCACTGAAATGGCAGAAAGATGCAAAATTTGTTGAAGTTCCAAGGTATGCAGAGAAGGCACCCAAGATTGTGAAGAACAATAGGGTGAGTCCAAGGGCAATTCACCAACCTAGGTAG
- the LOC130941584 gene encoding arogenate dehydrogenase 1, chloroplastic-like has translation MSSSSSSSLKIGIIGFGTFGQFLAKTMIKQGHTLTATSRTDYSQHSLQLGIQFFRDVNEFLEADNDVILICTSIISLSGVLDSMPISSLKRSSTLFVDVLSVKEHPRELLLRKLPEESDILCTHPMFGPESGKNGWKDLTFMYDKVRIRDEVICSNFLNIFATEGCRMIQMTCEEHDRLAAKSQFITHTIGRTLAEMDAKFTPIDTKGFQTLVQLKESTVRDSFDLYSGLFLHNRFARQELENLEHALHKVKEMLVQRMSDVLGSKKTA, from the exons AtgtcttcatcatcatcatcatctctGAAAATTGGCATCATTGGGTTCGGCACCTTTGGCCAGTTTCTGGCAAAGACTATGATCAAACAAGGCCACACTCTTACAGCTACTTCAAGAACTGATTACTCCCAACACTCCCTCCAACTTGGCATCCAATTCTTCAG GGATGTGAATGAATTCCTTGAGGCTGATAATGATGTCATACTCATATGCACATCCATTATTTCTTTATCTGGGGTTCTTGATTCTATGCCAATTTCTTCTCTGAAGCGATCATCAACACTCTTTGTTGATGTTCTTTCAGTCAAAGAGCACCCAAGAGAACTTCTTCTGCGG AAATTGCCAGAGGAATCAGACATTCTCTGCACTCATCCCATGTTTGGCCCAGAAAGTGGTAAGAATGGGTGGAAGGATCTCACTTTCATGTACGATAAAGTTCGAATTCGAGATGAAGTTATCTGCTCTAATTTCCTCAACATTTTTGCAACCGAG GGTTGCAGGATGATACAAATGACATGTGAAGAACATGATAGACTTGCTGCTAAGAGCCAATTTATCACACACACTATAGGAAG GACATTGGCAGAAATGGATGCTAAATTCACACCGATTGATACAAAGGGCTTTCAGACACTTGTTCAATTG AAGGAAAGCACCGTGAGAGATAGTTTTGATCTGTATAGTGGATTATTCTTGCATAACAGATTTGCTAGACAAGAG CTGGAAAACCTAGAACATGCCCTACACAAAGTGAAAGAGATGCTGGTTCAAAGGATGAGTGATGTGCTGGGTTCAAAGAAGACTGCATAA
- the LOC130942014 gene encoding PRA1 family protein B3-like yields the protein MSAPPTLPQSTNTAAAGSASQPPIATPAFRSFISRMSSSLRQGFSQRRPWTELADRSSFSKPESLTEAYSRIRKNFNYFRVNYVTLIVFAVAVSLITHPFSLLVLLGLLASWCFLYLFRPADQPVIFYGRTFNDKETLGLLTALTIFVVFLTSVGSLLISASMVGLAIVCAHGAFRMPEDLFLDEQEPGSTGLLSFLGGAATSAAAPVVSRV from the coding sequence ATGTCTGCCCCACCGACACTCCCCCAATCCACCAACACAGCCGCCGCAGGCTCTGCATCTCAGCCTCCCATAGCCACGCCTGCTTTTCGCTCCTTCATCTCCCGCATGTCATCCTCTCTCCGCCAAGGCTTCTCCCAGCGCCGTCCGTGGACGGAGCTCGCCGATCGATCCTCCTTCTCGAAACCGGAATCCCTAACTGAAGCGTACTCAAGGATCCGCAAGAACTTCAACTACTTCCGCGTTAACTATGTAACCCTAATCGTGTTCGCGGTCGCGGTTTCACTCATCACGCATCCGTTTTCGCTTCTCGTCCTCCTCGGACTCCTCGCGTCGTGGTGCTTCCTTTACCTCTTCCGCCCCGCAGACCAGCCGGTGATTTTCTATGGCCGCACCTTCAACGACAAGGAAACCCTAGGACTCCTCACCGCGCTCACCATCTTCGTCGTGTTCCTCACCAGCGTCGGGTCGCTCTTGATCTCGGCGTCGATGGTCGGATTGGCCATCGTGTGTGCTCACGGCGCGTTTAGAATGCCGGAAGATCTGTTTCTCGACGAACAGGAGCCAGGATCCACCGGACTTCTTTCGTTCCTCGGTGGCGCCGCCACTTCCGCCGCCGCTCCGGTAGTTTCGCGGGTGTAG
- the LOC130940282 gene encoding uncharacterized protein LOC130940282 isoform X2, which yields MSHIQPSLQNSGFTIHNAGRSSESRLLIQSLTMGEKHMDSRSAKWKRTQVSCQKTAEPVSLSKSDASLQSFPMEKNPSQAASFPYGFEALVTEVCDETQIAELKVKVGEFEMHMKRNIGVVKAPLSNISPTTAPHVPSKPMVESAPATPAPSPQPPKSSPAKTNPFLNDATVKSSKLAALDASGPNTYVLVSSPTVGSFRRGRTVKGKKQPPICKEGDYIKEGQVIGYLDQFGTSLPVKSDVSGEVFKLLFQDGEAVGYGDPLMAVLPSFQNIK from the exons ATGTCCCATATTCAGCCCTCACTTCAGAATTCTGGTTTTACCATCCACAATGCTGGAAGGAGCTCCGAAAGTAGGCTTTTGATTCAGAGCTTAACCATGGGTGAGAAGCACATGGATTCTCGTTCCGCCAAGTGGAAGCGAACACAAGTATCATGTCAGAAAACAGCTGAACCCGTCAGCCTCTCCAAGTCTGATG CCTCTTTGCAAAGCTTTCCTATGGAGAAAAATCCTTCACAAGCTGCAAGTTTTCCTTATGGATTTGAG GCTTTGGTCACAGAGGTATGTGATGAGACTCAGATTGCTgaattgaaagtaaag GTTGGAGAGTTTGAGATGCATATGAAACGCAACATTGGAGTAGTCAAAGCTCCTTTATCCAACATTTCACCAACTACAGCACCACATGTTCCGAGTAAACCTATGGTGGAATCAGCACCTGCTACACCAGCACCATCACCACAACCACCAAAATCATCTCCAGCGAAGACCAATCCATTTCTGAATGATGCCACCGTGAAGTCATCAAAGTTAGCAGCACTGGATGCTTCTGGTCCCAATACTTATGTCCTTGTGTCATCCCCGACG GTTGGTTCATTCCGAAGAGGTAGGACAGTGAAAGGGAAGAAGCAGCCTCCTATCTGCAAAGAG GGTGATTACATCAAAGAAGGCCAAGTAATAGGGTATCTGGATCAGTTTGGCACTTCACTTCCTGTTAAG TCAGATGTGTCTGGAGAGGTGTTCAAGCTACTCTTTCAGGATGGAG AGGCTGTTGGTTATGGAGATCCTCTTATGGCTGTCTTGCCTTCATTCCAGAATATCAAGTGA
- the LOC130941845 gene encoding probable dolichyl pyrophosphate Man9GlcNAc2 alpha-1,3-glucosyltransferase, with the protein MKGKGTSDTVSVVDGDGNQCCWWWWLVHKGTTTTFLIVGLFALLVRAAVSLHPYSGFANPPKFGDYEAQRHWMEITINLPIQEWYRNSTSNDLSYWGLDYPPLTAYQSFIHGLFLRFVHPESVSLFTSRGHESYLGKLLMRWTVLSSDLLILFPAVLYFVIVRYGQPSRSRKSDIGWHIAMLLLNPCLILIDHGHFQYNCISLGFTIGAVAGVLSGKDLVACVLYCLALNHKQMSAYFAPAFFSHLLGKCLRRKHPLLEVSKLGFYVLGTFAALWWPYLYSKDSILEVLSRLAPFERGIFEDYVANFWCASSIIIKWKRLFTPESLRLLSLIATVITCLPSMIQQIKSPSNRGFLYGMLNCSFAFYLFSFQVHEKSILLPLLPASLLAMEEPFIFKWFMQFAMLSMFPLICRDGLVVPYFALLALFILIFDAPGQQRVKEGNYLYNYLGATTVRLVLFCYFILHIVYLTVNPPEKYPFLFEAIIMNVCFSQFVLVTLGCNIKQWVLNKPTKLEVDKKFI; encoded by the exons ATGAAAGGAAAGGGGACTAGTGACACTGTTAGTGTAGTTGATGGTGATGGAAACCAGTGTTGCTGGTGGTGGTGGCTGGTTCACAAGGGAACAACAACTACATTCCTTATTGTTGGATTGTTTGCGCTTTTGGTTCGCGCCGCAGTGTCCCTCCACCCTTACTCCGGTTTTGCTAACCCTCCGAAATTTGGGGACTATGAGGCACAGAGGCATTGGATGGAGATCACCATCAATCTCCCAATTCAAGAATGGTATAGAAACAGCACCAGCAATGATTTGAGCTACTGGGGCCTTGATTATCCACCACTCACCGCTTACCAGAGTTTCATTCATGGCCTTTTTCTGAGATTTGTGCACCCTGAATCTGTTTCCCTTTTCACCTCCAGAGGTCATGAGTCTTATCTCGG AAAACTACTAATGAGGTGGACAGTGTTATCATCTGATTTGTTGATACTCTTTCCAGCTGTTCTGTACTTTGTTATTGTTCGCTATGGTCAACCTTCAAGGAGTCGTAAAAGTGACATAGGATGGCACATTGCCATGCTTTTGTTAAACCCCTGTTTGATCTTAATTGACCACGGTCACTTTCAG TACAACTGCATCAGCTTGGGCTTTACCATTGGAGCTGTTGCTGGTGTCCTCTCTGGGAAGGATCTTGTAGCATGTGTTTTGTATTGTCTAGCTCTAAATCATAAGCAG ATGAGTGCATATTTTGCCCCTGCTTTTTTCAGCCATCTCCTGGGTAAATGCTTGAGGCGTAAACATCCGCTCCTTGAGGTATCAAAACTGGGGTTTTATGTTTTGGGAACCTTTGCAGCTCTGTGGTGGCCTTATCTGTATTCAAAGGATTCCATTTTGGAG GTCCTCTCGCGCCTTGCTCCTTTTGAAAGAGGAATATTTGAGGATTATGTGGCCAACTTTTGGTGTGCCTCTTCCATTATCATCAAGTGGAAGAGATTATTTACGCCAGAGTCACTGAGGCTTCTCAGCTTAATTGCAACAGTTATAACTTGCCTTCCTTCAATGATTCAACAAATAAAATCTCCAAGTAACCGAGGTTTCCTCTATGGGATGCTAAATTGTTCATTTGCGTTCTACTTGTTTTCTTTTCAAg TGCATGAGAAGTCCATTTTGCTGCCACTTCTTCCTGCAAGCCTGCTGGCTATGGAAGAGCCTTTTATTTTTAAGTGGTTCATGCAATTTGCCATGCTCTCCATGTTCCCTCTGATATGTCGCGACGGGTTGGTTGTTCCATACTTCGCTTTGCTTGCTCTCTTCATCCTGATATTCGACGCACCTGGTCAACAGAGAGTTAAAGAGGGCaattatttgtataattatttgGGTGCAACAACTGTACGCCTTGTTTTATTTTGCTATTTCATTCTTCACATAGTTTACTTGACCGTGAATCCACCTGAGAAGTATCCTTTCCTTTTTGAAGCAATAATTATGAATGTGTGCTTCTCTCAGTTTGTGCTTGTAACTCTTGGCTGCAATATAAAGCAGTGGGTGTTGAATAAACCTACCAAATTAGAAGTAGACAAGAAGTTTATTTGA
- the LOC130940282 gene encoding uncharacterized protein LOC130940282 isoform X1, producing MSHIQPSLQNSGFTIHNAGRSSESRLLIQSLTMGEKHMDSRSAKWKRTQVSCQKTAEPVSLSKSDASLQSFPMEKNPSQAASFPYGFEALVTEVCDETQIAELKVKVGEFEMHMKRNIGVVKAPLSNISPTTAPHVPSKPMVESAPATPAPSPQPPKSSPAKTNPFLNDATVKSSKLAALDASGPNTYVLVSSPTVSLNVGSFRRGRTVKGKKQPPICKEGDYIKEGQVIGYLDQFGTSLPVKSDVSGEVFKLLFQDGEAVGYGDPLMAVLPSFQNIK from the exons ATGTCCCATATTCAGCCCTCACTTCAGAATTCTGGTTTTACCATCCACAATGCTGGAAGGAGCTCCGAAAGTAGGCTTTTGATTCAGAGCTTAACCATGGGTGAGAAGCACATGGATTCTCGTTCCGCCAAGTGGAAGCGAACACAAGTATCATGTCAGAAAACAGCTGAACCCGTCAGCCTCTCCAAGTCTGATG CCTCTTTGCAAAGCTTTCCTATGGAGAAAAATCCTTCACAAGCTGCAAGTTTTCCTTATGGATTTGAG GCTTTGGTCACAGAGGTATGTGATGAGACTCAGATTGCTgaattgaaagtaaag GTTGGAGAGTTTGAGATGCATATGAAACGCAACATTGGAGTAGTCAAAGCTCCTTTATCCAACATTTCACCAACTACAGCACCACATGTTCCGAGTAAACCTATGGTGGAATCAGCACCTGCTACACCAGCACCATCACCACAACCACCAAAATCATCTCCAGCGAAGACCAATCCATTTCTGAATGATGCCACCGTGAAGTCATCAAAGTTAGCAGCACTGGATGCTTCTGGTCCCAATACTTATGTCCTTGTGTCATCCCCGACGGTATCTCTAAAT GTTGGTTCATTCCGAAGAGGTAGGACAGTGAAAGGGAAGAAGCAGCCTCCTATCTGCAAAGAG GGTGATTACATCAAAGAAGGCCAAGTAATAGGGTATCTGGATCAGTTTGGCACTTCACTTCCTGTTAAG TCAGATGTGTCTGGAGAGGTGTTCAAGCTACTCTTTCAGGATGGAG AGGCTGTTGGTTATGGAGATCCTCTTATGGCTGTCTTGCCTTCATTCCAGAATATCAAGTGA